In one window of Bifidobacterium sp. WK041_4_12 DNA:
- a CDS encoding DUF2207 family protein, whose translation MWNVKRLIGCLLASVIVAAVATAILVGIGVSSFDKADLSYNSLDYKTQVLKNGDLKIEQRVSIRLNKREDDNGDTKPWRQMFQQYTMNQGGLASISNVSVRNVTDNTTYKQTRPIPPNEVSQTADWDQTEANHWYIADVSNASSPMPYDAATASEGSKYPVEIGWNIPQTDSAKAMVFDISMTFHGLSTAHPDVTTFQWEPFGHTNQVPIDTVHATVSFPDGINAKNSWAWLHYGGQSTTSRAADGSLKFSAQNVSAGEHLNLVAMFDSSASSGVARTSSSKAKQRIIDDETRQETKARNQERVKARVTIIAWIVGGIIALLLSIFAVRAAFKTYGASRYHGDLEYWRDPPDMSPASAAAMSDLVIGKKSDTASRQMAASVLSLASKHAISIYPGPLSVYDNVDLTKASSVQISSAIAGDDKRLQKALASTSTMVIHPVCSDNREALKLSESEDAALHLLECAAQRLSSQVFDLKQMQKSFKKWESGYKEQEKFANAVSSEFALLGATDTRGSSITLGVSGVVLALIGCFGAGLTLGGGSFVIGIACSFVLMVCSLFAIGYGKVTVLNEQGQTYAGQIQGLRRYLLDFSSFEDRGVDDLALWDRYLVYAAAFGISNEALQQLARANAQLSDPEWLDSNAADSMLYWTFRPWSFTAMAYGYGIGGFGAAAPGMPAPASFNTGIGDIGGQLTSSFSSISSTIHAAAPSSSSGGGFSGGGFAGGGGGAGGGSFGGR comes from the coding sequence ATGTGGAATGTGAAACGCCTCATCGGATGTCTGCTCGCTTCTGTGATAGTTGCCGCCGTCGCAACCGCCATTCTCGTAGGCATTGGCGTATCGAGCTTTGACAAGGCCGATCTCTCCTACAATTCACTCGATTACAAGACGCAGGTGCTGAAGAACGGTGACCTGAAAATAGAGCAGCGCGTTTCCATCAGGCTCAATAAGCGCGAGGACGACAATGGCGACACCAAGCCCTGGCGTCAGATGTTTCAGCAATACACGATGAATCAAGGCGGCCTTGCCTCGATCTCCAACGTTTCCGTCCGAAACGTCACAGATAACACGACATATAAGCAAACCAGACCGATTCCTCCCAATGAGGTCTCACAAACCGCCGATTGGGATCAGACAGAAGCGAATCATTGGTATATCGCGGATGTCTCCAACGCCAGTTCACCGATGCCCTACGATGCAGCCACTGCAAGCGAAGGCAGCAAGTACCCGGTGGAAATCGGCTGGAACATTCCTCAGACGGATTCTGCCAAAGCCATGGTGTTCGATATTTCCATGACCTTCCACGGTCTTTCGACAGCCCATCCCGACGTGACCACCTTCCAGTGGGAACCTTTCGGCCACACCAATCAGGTTCCCATCGACACCGTCCATGCAACTGTCAGCTTCCCGGACGGGATCAACGCAAAGAATTCCTGGGCATGGCTCCATTACGGCGGTCAATCTACGACCTCGCGTGCGGCAGACGGCTCATTGAAGTTCTCAGCCCAGAATGTGAGCGCGGGTGAACACCTTAATCTGGTCGCCATGTTCGATTCCTCGGCCAGCAGCGGTGTTGCGAGAACAAGCAGTTCGAAGGCGAAGCAGCGCATCATCGATGACGAAACCCGGCAGGAAACCAAAGCCAGGAACCAGGAACGGGTCAAAGCGCGCGTAACCATCATCGCTTGGATTGTCGGCGGCATCATTGCGCTGTTGCTGAGCATTTTCGCCGTCCGTGCGGCATTTAAGACATATGGGGCATCGCGATACCATGGCGATTTGGAATATTGGCGTGATCCTCCTGACATGAGTCCCGCGTCTGCGGCTGCGATGTCTGATCTGGTTATCGGGAAAAAGTCGGATACGGCCTCACGCCAAATGGCAGCGAGCGTACTGTCATTGGCCTCAAAGCATGCCATTTCGATATACCCCGGACCACTGTCCGTCTATGACAACGTCGATCTGACCAAGGCCAGTTCAGTACAGATATCAAGCGCTATTGCGGGCGATGACAAGCGTCTTCAGAAGGCTCTCGCATCAACGTCAACAATGGTCATCCATCCTGTGTGCTCAGACAATCGTGAGGCACTCAAGTTGAGCGAATCGGAAGACGCGGCGCTGCATTTGCTCGAATGCGCGGCGCAGAGGCTCTCTTCGCAGGTGTTCGATCTGAAGCAGATGCAGAAGAGTTTCAAGAAATGGGAGTCAGGGTATAAGGAACAGGAAAAGTTCGCCAATGCCGTCAGCTCGGAATTCGCATTGCTGGGTGCGACTGACACGCGGGGCAGTTCGATAACCTTGGGCGTTTCCGGTGTTGTTCTTGCCCTTATCGGCTGTTTCGGTGCCGGACTTACGCTTGGCGGAGGAAGCTTCGTCATTGGCATTGCATGCAGCTTCGTCTTGATGGTGTGCTCGTTGTTCGCCATCGGATACGGCAAGGTCACGGTGCTGAACGAACAGGGACAGACCTATGCGGGCCAGATACAGGGTCTGCGGCGCTATCTGCTCGACTTCAGCTCCTTCGAGGATCGTGGCGTGGATGATCTTGCATTATGGGATCGCTATCTGGTCTATGCTGCTGCATTTGGCATCAGCAACGAGGCCTTGCAACAGCTTGCTCGTGCCAACGCACAGTTGAGCGACCCCGAGTGGCTCGATTCGAATGCCGCTGATTCCATGCTCTATTGGACCTTCCGACCATGGTCGTTCACCGCCATGGCCTATGGCTACGGAATCGGAGGATTCGGCGCAGCCGCTCCTGGAATGCCCGCACCTGCAAGCTTCAACACTGGCATCGGAGATATAGGCGGTCAGCTGACTTCCAGCTTCTCGTCAATCAGTTCAACGATTCACGCTGCTGCCCCCTCATCATCCTCTGGTGGCGGCTTCTCTGGAGGTGGCTTTGCCGGTGGCGGCGGTGGAGCAGGCGGTGGATCCTTCGGCGGTAGGTAA
- a CDS encoding LemA family protein, giving the protein MNGLLIAVLVIVVIVVILVLWGIGVYNALIGLRNRVANGWAQIDVQLKQRADLVPNLVETVKGYATHESEVFQKVTEARANAVEAARQGDPQQRAQAENQLSNALVNLRATAEAYPQLQANQNFMDLQNQLNQLEQKIAYARQFYNDVVQKFNIKIQSVPSNIIAGMFHFHEATFFEAGEQDRVVPQVKF; this is encoded by the coding sequence ATGAACGGATTACTCATTGCTGTACTCGTGATAGTTGTTATTGTCGTTATCCTCGTGTTGTGGGGCATTGGGGTCTACAACGCTCTGATTGGCTTGCGCAACCGCGTTGCCAACGGTTGGGCTCAGATAGATGTCCAGCTCAAGCAACGTGCCGACCTGGTTCCCAACCTTGTCGAAACGGTCAAGGGCTATGCGACCCACGAATCTGAAGTGTTCCAGAAGGTCACCGAGGCTCGTGCAAATGCTGTCGAGGCAGCACGTCAGGGTGATCCGCAGCAGCGAGCCCAGGCTGAAAACCAGTTGAGCAACGCTCTGGTGAACCTGCGTGCAACCGCTGAGGCATATCCACAGCTGCAGGCCAACCAGAACTTCATGGATCTGCAGAATCAGCTGAACCAGCTGGAACAGAAAATCGCCTATGCGCGTCAGTTCTATAACGATGTCGTGCAGAAGTTCAACATCAAGATTCAGTCGGTACCAAGCAACATCATCGCCGGCATGTTCCACTTCCACGAGGCTACTTTCTTCGAAGCAGGAGAACAGGATCGGGTTGTTCCCCAGGTAAAGTTCTGA
- a CDS encoding SpaA isopeptide-forming pilin-related protein, translated as MKGLVSRSRFSGVVRAVCCLCLGMALSVAGVVVAMPVERASADAADTVELGPDGYFSTLDDGATPVASGGWASTRRIVFGKQGSTGTYGGAQVSGGYKTLAKGVVASVADAGFGVNQAYSKSATTSVAAGEALLWADNVVTAGFRFDTNGTYRNSFDSATGSYRSNLAQVSDAVAAGNYSSFEQSLLRSAPIEGVCTAAQPTGCDSGSYTQQTDSVNSYRVFPLSIGDVRQYFNHTSGLSSDANLACPSSACANGASGFWLRSARWSNAVNAFFVWNDGYPYDINTGITGLGLRLALRLNLENLLLSADSSNQSQSGANDLRLTFVESGKKLHSWSASVSGGAGSRSLDLSGSSDLGSELGWKIVNPAQPGEVLGSGKTSVDGNMALPEALMADETKDYDLYVWGQQDGSAADGLTNRATEPVKTTIKGWKVKTSPKYGIELTGATSGTLRAYKIGEYAQTMFDQTGALKSVRLDTPANPVRASVLGAARDAGGSDVDADNPTGWVASRWLGYPSDPPSDDVTSGYSPYAGNLQLFARKLATSGDAALGGVKGSLAGSDLASAGGAATLAVSGPGLYLIVDDSQASGGSLPIIVGTKAFNEHLGADGRMVDFVDAGVRGKPRLGVAMLKTSIAEVSKRVVNDDGLDGFDVGASVEFEIALQVPDLSGFSSVSYGSYQFGVSDAADTGLALPAASGVRVFMDVPDADTEVTGGLPPSSIMVSDQSLTVDGLKTLFAEDSGGHVANKTSVPARSLIRIRYAAVLNTDATLSAPGGGEINSNKNTVTLTRSKSGGDAETKTATANVYSFAVNLVKVDRDDMSKPLGDARFEVSRDGSALRFSKLSDGVYRLDAAGGTEVASRADGGLTLQGVEARALSFRETAAPSGYFRVKDFTVETVPVWNVDASEVTLALYRTEGTSLAYVSQDGRTIVVADPAHSLASLPYTGSVGIAILLLLGTAVGILAIRPYYLSHRAEATANILE; from the coding sequence ATGAAGGGTCTTGTTTCGCGTTCTCGTTTCAGTGGTGTCGTGCGTGCGGTGTGCTGCCTGTGTCTGGGCATGGCGCTGTCCGTCGCGGGCGTGGTCGTGGCGATGCCGGTTGAGCGTGCGTCTGCCGATGCTGCCGATACCGTGGAGCTGGGTCCTGACGGCTATTTCAGTACGTTGGACGATGGCGCGACCCCTGTGGCTTCTGGTGGTTGGGCGTCTACGCGCAGGATTGTGTTCGGCAAGCAGGGCAGCACGGGCACGTATGGCGGGGCTCAGGTGTCTGGCGGCTATAAGACCTTGGCTAAGGGTGTTGTGGCGAGTGTGGCTGATGCTGGTTTTGGTGTGAATCAGGCGTATTCGAAGTCGGCTACGACGTCGGTTGCTGCTGGTGAGGCGTTGCTGTGGGCCGATAATGTGGTGACTGCCGGTTTTAGGTTTGATACGAACGGTACGTATCGTAATTCGTTTGATAGTGCGACGGGGTCGTACAGGTCGAATCTGGCTCAGGTGTCTGATGCGGTGGCTGCTGGGAATTATTCGAGTTTTGAGCAGTCCTTGTTGCGTTCTGCTCCTATTGAGGGTGTGTGCACCGCTGCCCAGCCTACAGGGTGTGATTCTGGCAGTTACACGCAGCAGACTGATTCGGTGAATTCGTATAGAGTGTTTCCGTTGTCTATTGGTGATGTGAGGCAGTATTTCAACCACACGAGCGGCTTGTCGTCTGATGCTAATCTTGCTTGTCCTTCGAGCGCTTGTGCTAATGGTGCTTCTGGCTTTTGGTTGCGTTCTGCTCGCTGGAGCAACGCGGTCAATGCGTTCTTTGTGTGGAACGACGGTTACCCGTACGATATCAATACGGGCATCACCGGTCTTGGGTTGCGGCTGGCTCTTCGTCTGAATCTTGAGAATCTGCTGCTGTCGGCAGACAGCAGCAATCAGAGCCAGAGCGGGGCGAATGATCTGCGTCTGACGTTCGTGGAGTCGGGCAAGAAGTTACATTCGTGGTCTGCTTCGGTTTCTGGTGGTGCGGGTTCGCGTTCGTTGGACCTGTCAGGTAGTTCAGACCTGGGTTCGGAGCTGGGTTGGAAGATTGTCAACCCTGCTCAGCCTGGCGAGGTGTTGGGTTCGGGCAAAACGAGTGTTGATGGAAACATGGCGTTGCCTGAGGCGTTGATGGCGGACGAGACGAAGGATTATGACTTGTATGTGTGGGGTCAGCAGGACGGCAGCGCTGCGGATGGTCTGACGAATCGTGCGACGGAGCCGGTGAAGACGACGATCAAGGGGTGGAAGGTGAAAACCTCGCCGAAGTATGGCATCGAGCTGACGGGTGCAACCTCCGGCACGTTGAGAGCGTACAAGATCGGTGAGTATGCGCAAACAATGTTTGATCAGACGGGCGCGTTGAAGAGCGTGAGGTTGGATACTCCTGCCAATCCGGTGAGAGCGTCGGTGCTGGGTGCGGCGCGGGATGCTGGTGGTTCGGATGTTGACGCGGACAATCCCACTGGTTGGGTGGCGTCGCGTTGGCTTGGCTATCCGAGCGACCCGCCGTCGGATGACGTGACGAGCGGGTACAGTCCGTATGCTGGCAACTTGCAGCTGTTCGCGCGAAAGCTTGCGACGAGTGGCGATGCTGCGCTTGGCGGTGTCAAGGGCTCGCTGGCTGGTTCAGATCTGGCATCTGCCGGTGGCGCTGCGACGCTCGCGGTGTCTGGTCCGGGCCTGTATCTGATCGTGGATGACAGTCAGGCTTCCGGCGGGTCCCTGCCGATCATTGTGGGCACGAAGGCGTTCAACGAGCATCTGGGTGCTGATGGTCGGATGGTGGATTTTGTGGATGCTGGGGTCAGGGGCAAGCCTCGCCTGGGCGTGGCCATGTTGAAGACGAGCATCGCGGAGGTGTCGAAGCGTGTGGTGAATGATGATGGGTTGGATGGTTTTGATGTGGGTGCGAGTGTGGAGTTTGAGATAGCTTTGCAGGTGCCTGACCTGTCAGGGTTCTCGTCGGTGTCATATGGCTCGTATCAGTTTGGTGTCTCTGATGCGGCTGACACGGGGTTGGCCTTGCCTGCCGCGTCTGGGGTGAGGGTGTTCATGGACGTGCCTGATGCGGACACGGAGGTGACGGGTGGTCTGCCGCCTTCGTCGATTATGGTTAGTGACCAGTCGTTGACGGTGGATGGGTTGAAGACCTTGTTCGCTGAGGATTCGGGTGGTCATGTAGCGAATAAGACCAGTGTGCCTGCTAGGTCGTTGATTCGTATCCGCTATGCAGCGGTACTGAACACGGATGCGACGTTGAGTGCTCCCGGAGGCGGGGAAATCAACTCGAACAAGAACACGGTGACTCTGACACGCTCCAAGAGTGGTGGTGATGCCGAAACCAAGACCGCTACGGCAAACGTGTATTCGTTTGCAGTGAACCTGGTGAAGGTGGATAGGGATGACATGTCGAAGCCGCTTGGAGACGCTCGCTTTGAGGTGTCTCGCGATGGGTCGGCGTTGAGGTTCTCGAAGCTGTCCGATGGGGTGTATCGTCTGGATGCTGCGGGTGGTACCGAGGTGGCGAGTCGTGCGGATGGCGGACTGACCCTGCAGGGCGTGGAGGCTCGTGCCCTGTCGTTCCGGGAGACTGCGGCCCCGTCTGGCTATTTCCGGGTGAAGGACTTCACGGTGGAGACCGTGCCGGTGTGGAACGTGGATGCGAGTGAGGTGACGCTGGCCTTGTATCGCACCGAGGGCACGAGTCTGGCGTACGTGTCCCAGGATGGTCGCACCATCGTGGTGGCCGACCCGGCGCACTCCCTGGCGAGCCTGCCGTACACGGGCAGCGTCGGCATCGCGATCCTGCTCCTGTTGGGCACGGCGGTCGGCATCCTCGCCATCCGTCCCTACTACCTGTCCCATCGAGCGGAAGCCACCGCCAACATCCTCGAATAG